A section of the Citrus sinensis cultivar Valencia sweet orange chromosome 8, DVS_A1.0, whole genome shotgun sequence genome encodes:
- the LOC102625389 gene encoding GRF1-interacting factor 1 isoform X1 gives MQQHLMQMQPMMAAYYPNNVTTDHIQQYLDENKSLILKIVESQNSGKLSECAENQARLQRNLMYLAAIADAQPQPPSVHAQFSSGGIMQPGAHYMQHQQSQPMTPQSLMAARSSMVYSQQQFSVLQQQQALHGQLGMSSGGSSGLHMLQSEGSTAGGSGSLGGGGFPDFGRGSSGEGLHSRGMGSKHDIGSSGSAEGRGGSSGSQDGGETLYLKGADDGN, from the exons ATGCAACAGCACCTGATGCAGATGCAGCCCATGATGGCAGCTTATTATCCCAACAACGTCACTACTGACCACATTCAACAg TATCTAGATGAGAACAAATCATTGATTTTGAAGATTGTTGAGAGCCAGAATTCAGGGAAACTGAGCGAGTGTGCAGA GAACCAGGCAAGATTGCAGCGGAATCTCATGTACCTGGCTGCTATTGCTGATGCTCAACCCCAACCACCTAGCGTTCATGCCCAG TTCTCTTCTGGTGGCATTATGCAGCCAGGAGCTCACTATATGCAACACCAGCAATCTCAGCCAATGACACCACAGTCACTTATGGCTGCACGCTCATCCATGGTGTACTCTCAACAGCAATTTTCAGTGCTTCAGCAACAGCAAGCCTTGCATGGTCAGCTTGGCATGAGCTCTGGTGGTAGCTCAGGACTTCACATGCTGCAAAGTGAGGGTAGTACTGCAGGAGGTAGTGGTTCACTTGGGGGTGGGGGATTCCCTGATTTTGGCCGTGGCTCATCTGGTGAAGGCTTGCACTCAAGGGGAATGGGGAGCAAGCATGATATAGGCAGTTCTGGATCTGCTGAAGGACGAGGAGGGAGCTCAGGAAGCCAAGATGGAGGCGAAACTCTCTACTTGAAAGGGGCTGATGATGGAAATTAA
- the LOC102625389 gene encoding GRF1-interacting factor 1 isoform X2 yields MQQHLMQMQPMMAAYYPNNVTTDHIQQYLDENKSLILKIVESQNSGKLSECAENQARLQRNLMYLAAIADAQPQPPSVHAQPGAHYMQHQQSQPMTPQSLMAARSSMVYSQQQFSVLQQQQALHGQLGMSSGGSSGLHMLQSEGSTAGGSGSLGGGGFPDFGRGSSGEGLHSRGMGSKHDIGSSGSAEGRGGSSGSQDGGETLYLKGADDGN; encoded by the exons ATGCAACAGCACCTGATGCAGATGCAGCCCATGATGGCAGCTTATTATCCCAACAACGTCACTACTGACCACATTCAACAg TATCTAGATGAGAACAAATCATTGATTTTGAAGATTGTTGAGAGCCAGAATTCAGGGAAACTGAGCGAGTGTGCAGA GAACCAGGCAAGATTGCAGCGGAATCTCATGTACCTGGCTGCTATTGCTGATGCTCAACCCCAACCACCTAGCGTTCATGCCCAG CCAGGAGCTCACTATATGCAACACCAGCAATCTCAGCCAATGACACCACAGTCACTTATGGCTGCACGCTCATCCATGGTGTACTCTCAACAGCAATTTTCAGTGCTTCAGCAACAGCAAGCCTTGCATGGTCAGCTTGGCATGAGCTCTGGTGGTAGCTCAGGACTTCACATGCTGCAAAGTGAGGGTAGTACTGCAGGAGGTAGTGGTTCACTTGGGGGTGGGGGATTCCCTGATTTTGGCCGTGGCTCATCTGGTGAAGGCTTGCACTCAAGGGGAATGGGGAGCAAGCATGATATAGGCAGTTCTGGATCTGCTGAAGGACGAGGAGGGAGCTCAGGAAGCCAAGATGGAGGCGAAACTCTCTACTTGAAAGGGGCTGATGATGGAAATTAA